A single genomic interval of Lathyrus oleraceus cultivar Zhongwan6 chromosome 7, CAAS_Psat_ZW6_1.0, whole genome shotgun sequence harbors:
- the LOC127108066 gene encoding triose phosphate/phosphate translocator, chloroplastic codes for MESRVLSRATTLSSLPTLNKLHRLPLANASLPSVKSFGSVSDGGNLVWGRQLRPELCSPVLKKGASLLRPCPATAGGNDSAGEEKVAPVGFFSRYPALTTGFFFFTWYFLNVIFNILNKKIYNYFPYPYFVSVIHLAVGVVYCLVSWTVGLPKRAPIDGNLLKLLIPVAVCHALGHVTSNVSFAAVAVSFTHTVKALEPFFNAAASQFILGQSIPITLWLSLAPVVIGVSMASLTELSFNWLGFISAMISNISFTYRSIYSKKAMTDMDSTNIYAYISIIALIVCIPPALIIEGPTLLKTGFNDAIAKVGLVKFVSDLFWVGMFYHLYNQVATNTLERVAPLTHAVGNVLKRVFVIGFSIIIFGNKISTQTGIGTGIAIAGVALYSFIKAQIEEEKRQAKAA; via the exons ATGGAGTCACGAGTGCTGTCACGCGCCACCACTCTCTCCTCCCTCCCTACCCTCAACAAACTGCATCGGCTACCCCTCGCCAATGCTTCTCTCCCCTCCGTGAAATCGTTCGGATCAGTCTCCGATGGCGGGAACCTCGTATGGGGAAGACAACTTCGTCCGGAGCTCTGTTCTCCAGTGCTTAAGAAAGGTGCTTCACTTCTCCGTCCTTGTCCCGCCACTGCAGGAGGAAACGATTCCGCTGG TGAAGAGAAGGTAGCTCCGGTTGGATTCTTCAGCCGGTATCCAGCTCTTACTACCGGTTTTTTCTTCTTCACTTG GTACTTCTTGAATGTGATTTTCAACATCCTCAACAAGAAGATCTATAACTATTTCCCATATCCTTA CTTCGTGTCGGTAATTCATTTAGCTGTGGGAGTGGTGTATTGTTTGGTGAGCTGGACCGTGGGCCTCCCTAAGCGCGCT CCTATTGACGGTAACCTGCTGAAGTTGCTGATTCCAGTAGCTGTGTGTCATGCATTAGGCCATGTCACTAGCAATGTCTCATTTGCAGCCGTTGCTGTTTCTTTCACACATACCGTTAAAG CTCTTGAGCCATTCTTTAATGCTGCTGCTTCACAATTTATACTTGGACAATCAATTCCCATCACTCTATGGCTCTCGTTGGCTCCTGTTGTTATTG GTGTGTCAATGGCATCATTGACTGAACTCTCATTCAACTGGCTTGGCTTCATAAGTGCTATGATTTCAAACATTTCCTTTACATACAGGAGTATCTACTCAAAGAAAGCCATG ACTGATATGGATAGTACCAATATCTATGCCTACATTTCAATCATTGCTCTAATTGTCTGCATACCGCCGGCCTTAATT ATTGAAGGGCCTACACTGTTGAAGACCGGTTTCAATGACGCAATTGCTAAAGTAGGTTTGGTTAAGTTTGTATCAGATCTCTTCTGGGTTGGTATGTTTTACCATCTCTACAACCAG GTGGCAACTAACACATTGGAGAGAGTGGCTCCTCTTACTCATGCAGTTGGCAACGTACTCAAGCGTGTATTCGTCATTGGATTTTCGATCATTATCTTCG GCAACAAGATTTCCACTCAAACTGGCATAGGAACTGGCATTGCAATTGCTGGAGTAGCACTCTACTCTTTCATCAAAGCCCAGATTGAAGAAGAGAAGCGA CAAGCAAAGGCAGCTTAA